Genomic segment of Pseudomonas iranensis:
AACAATGTGTTCAGGGATTGCCATGACGTCTACCTCTACCCCCCGCGCTCCTTTCAACCGCCTGCTGCTGACCGGTGCCGCCGGAGGCCTCGGCAAAGTCCTGCGCGAACGCCTGCGCCCTTACGCCAATGTGCTGCGCCTGTCCGACATCGCCGCCCTCGCCCCGGCCGTCGATGATCACGAAGAAGTCGTGCTCTGCGACCTCGCCGACAAGCAAGCCGTGCATCAACTGGTCGAAGGGGTCGATGCAATCCTGCATTTCGGTGGCGTCTCGGTCGAGCGCCCGTTCGAAGAAATCCTCGGTGCCAACATCTGCGGCGTGTTCCACATTTACGAAGCGGCGCGCAAGCACGGTGTGAAGCGGGTGATCTTCGCCAGCTCCAACCACGTCATCGGTTTCTACAAACAGGACCAACAGCTCGACGCCACTTCAGCGCGTCGTCCCGATGGTTACTACGGCTTGTCCAAGTCCTACGGCGAAGACATGGCCAGTTTCTACTTCGATCGCTACGGCATCGAAACCGTCAGCATCCGCATCGGCTCCTCGTTCCCCGAACCGCAAAACCGCCGGATGATGCACACCTGGCTGAGCTTCGACGATCTCACGCAACTGCTCGAACGCTCGCTGTACACACCGAACGTCGGCCACACCGTGGTCTACGGCATGTCCGCCAACAAAGACGTCTGGTGGGACAACCGCTACGCCAGCCACCTCGGTTTCGAAGCCAAGGACACCTCGGAAGTGTTCCGCGACAAGGTCGAAGCGCAACCGATGCCGGCCGACGATGATCCGGCGCGGATCTATCAGGGCGGCGCCTTCGTCGCAGCAGGCCCGTTCGGCGACTGACCGTTCGACTTGATCCCCTTTAATAAAAACCATGGGAATGAGTATGCAAGCCGAATTGATCGTCGACGCCCGCAACGCGGTCGGTGAAAGCCCGGTCTGGGTGCCGCAGGAAAACGCCTTGTACTGGGTCGATATTCCCAACGGCGGGCTGCAACGCTGGAGCGCTGACAGCGGGCATGTTGCCTCGTGGAAGGCCCCGGAAATGCTCGCCTGCATCACCCGCCACCGCAGTGGCGGCTGGGTCGCCGGCATGGAAAGCGGTTTCTTTCGCCTGCACCCGCACAGCGACGGCAGCCTCGACAGTGAGTTGCTCGCGACTGTCGAGCACAGCCGCGCGGACATGCGCCTCAACGACGGTCGCTGCGATCGCCAAGGGCGTTTCTGGGCGGGCAGCATGGTGCTGAACATGGGCCTGAACGCGCCTGAAGGCCGGCTCTATCGCTACAGCGCCGGGCAGACGGGCGTGATCGAAGCGCAGCTGGATGGCTTCATCGTGCCCAACGGCCTCGCTTTCAGCCCTGACGGTAAAACCATGTACCTGTCGGATTCGCACCCCAATGTGCAACTGATCTGGGCCTTCGATTACGACACCGAGACCGGCACGCCATCGAATCGCCGAATCTTCGTCGACATGAATCATTTCCCCGGCCGCCCCGATGGCGCCGCCGTGGATGCCGAAGGCTGCTACTGGATCTGCGCCAACGACGCCGGCCTGATCCACCGCTTCGCCCCGGATGGCCGACTGGATTTCTCCCTGGAAGTGCCGGTGAAGAAACCGACCATGTGCGCTTTCGGCGGCAGCAACCTGGACACCTTGTTTGTCGCCTCGATTCGCCCCGGCGAAGACCACGACCCGCAATCGCTGGCCGGCGGCGTGTTCGCCCTGAAGCCGGGCGTCAAGGGCCTCGCCGAACCGCAATTCAACGATTTGCTTTAGACCCTCTGCTGCACCGCTGCGCCTTGAACACAAAAATAACAAGACTGGAGACTCACCCCCCATGAACTTCAAACGCACCTTGCTCGCCGCTGCACTCCCGCTGATGTTCACCTTCGCCGGTGCCGCTCAGGCGGAAATGAAACTCAAATTTGCCGACATTCACCCCGCCGGTTACCCAACCGTGGTGGCTGAAAAATCCATGGGCGATACCCTGACCAAGGAAACCAACGGCGAGCTGACCTTCCAATACTTCCCGGGCGGTGTGCTCGGTTCCGAGAAGGAAGTCATCGAGCAGATGCAGGTCGGCGCGGTGCAGCTGTCGCGTGTCAGCCTGGGCATCGTCGGCCCTGTGGTGCCGGATGTGAACGTGTTCAACATGCCGTTCATCTTCCGCGACCAGCAACACATGCGTAACGTCATCGATGGCCCGGTGGGCGATGAGATTCTCGACAAGATCACCAACTCCGAATTCGGCCTGGTGGCCCTGGCCTGGATGGACGGCGGCACGCGCAACATCTACACCAAGAAACCGGTGCGCAAGCTCGAAGACCTCAAGGGCATGAAGATCCGCGTACAAGGCAATCCGATGTTCATCGACATGATGAACGCCATGGGCGGTAACGGCATCGCCATGGACACCGGGGAGATCTTCAGCGCCCTGCAGACCGGCGTGATCGACGGCGCGGAAAACAACCCGCCGACCCTGCTCGAACACAACCACTTCCAGAACGCCAAGTTCTACAGCCTGACCGGTCACTTGATCCTGCCGGAGCCGATCGTGATGTCGAAAATCACCTGGGAAAAACTCACTCCGGATCAACAGCAACTGGTGAAAAAAGCCGCCAAGGCTGCCCAGGCTGAAGAGCGCGTGCTGTGGGACAAGAAGTCCGCTGCCAGTGAAGAAAAACTCAAGGCCGCTGGCGTCGAGTTCATCGAAGTCGACAAAAAACCCTTCTACGACGCCACCGCTCCAGTACGGGAAAAGTACGGCGCGAAGTACGCCGACCTGATCAAAAAGATCGAAGCCGTTCAGTAACGCCTCCCGCTTTGTACTCATGAAAAAGGCCCGGCGCGCCAGCGGTTCAGGCGCGCCCGGTTACGGTGGAACCCGATGAAGAATCTGCTGCTGCGTATCAACGACAAAATCTACATGACGTGCATCTGGGTCGCCGGCCTTTCCGTCCTGGCGATTTCCCTGATGATTCCCTGGGGCGTGTTCGCCCGCTACGTGCTCGGCACCGGTTCGAGCTGGCCTGAGCCAACGGCGATCCTGCTGATGATGGTGTTCACCTTCATCGGCGCCGCCGCCAGTTACCGCGCCGGTGCGCACATGGCCGTGGCCATGCTCACCGACCGCATGCCACCGCAGCTGAAATCCGCAGCAGCGATTTTTTCGCAACTGCTGATGGCGGCCATCTGCATCTTCATGACCATCTGGGGCACCAAGCTGTGCATGTCCACCTGGAACCAGTTCATGGCCGCCCTGCCCGATCTGCGGGTTGGCGTGACCTATCTGCCGATCCCCCTGGGCGGCTTGCTGACGCTGATTTTTGTCGTGGAAAAACTCTTGCTCGGTGACCAGAGCAAACGTCGGGTCGTGCAGTTCGACCTGGTTGAAGAAAGTGAAGGTGCCGTTTAATGGACGCTCTGATCCTGCTGGGCAGTTTTATCGTATTGATCCTGATCGGCATGCCGGTCGCTTACGCGTTGGGCGCCGCTGCGCTGATCGGCGCTTGGTGGATCGACATTCCCTTCCAGGCGGTGATGATCCAGGTCGCCTCGGGGGTGAACAAATTCTCGCTGCTGGCCATTCCGTTCTTCGTCCTGGCCGGCGCGATCATGGCCGAGGGCGGCATGTCCCGGCGGTTGGTGGCGTGTGCCGGGGTGCTGGTAGGTTTCGTCCGTGGTGGTCTGTCGCTGGTCAACATTGTTGCCTCGACGTTCTTCGGCGCGATCTCCGGTTCGTCGGTCGCCGACACCGCGTCGGTGGGTTCGGTGCTGATTCCCGAGATGGAACGCAAGGGCTATCCACGGGACTTCTCCACCGCCGTGACCGTCAGCGGTTCGGTGCAAGCCCTGCTGACTCCGCCAAGCCACAACTCGGTGCTCTACTCGCTGGCCGCTGGCGGTACGGTGTCGATCGCTTCGCTGTTCATGGCCGGCATCGTCCCGGGCCTGCTGATGAGCGCCTGCCTGATGGTGCTGTGCCTGATCTTCGCGAAAAAGCGCAACTACCCCAAGGGCGAAGTGATTCCGATGCGCCAGGCGCTGAAGATCGTCGGCGAAGCCCTGTGGGGCATGATGGCGATGGTGATCATCCTCGGCGGCATCCTCTCGGGTATTTTCACCGCCACTGAATCGGCGGCCATCGCGGTGTTGTGGTCATTCTTCGTGACCATGTTCATCTACCGCGATTACAAATGGAGCGAGTTGCCCAAGCTGATGCATCGCACGGTGCGCACCATCTCCATCGTGATGATCCTGATCGGTTTCGCCGCCAGCTTCGGCTACATCATGACGCTGATGCAGATCCCGGCGAAAATCACCACGCTGTTCCTGACCCTGTCGGACAACCGCTACGTGATCCTGATGTGCATCAACGTCATGCTGCTGTTGCTCGGCACGGTGATGGACATGGCGCCGCTGATCCTGATCCTTACGCCGATCCTGATGCCAGTGATCATGGGCATCGGTGTCGACCCGGTGCAGTTCGGCATGATCATGCTGGTCAACCTAGGAATCGGACTGATAACACCGCCGGTGGGCGCGGTGCTCTTCGTCGGCTCGGCGGTGGGCAAGGTCAGTATCGAAAGCACCGTGAAAGCGCTGCTGCCGTTCTATGGCGTGCTGTTCCTGGTGCTGCTGCTGGTGACCTACGTTCCGGCGATTTCGCTGTGGCTGCCGCACCTGGTGTTGTAACCCGCTGAAAAGATCGCAGCTCCTGCAGGAATCGCATTCCCCTGTAGGAGCTGTCGAGTGCAACGAGGCTGCGATTTGTTGATCTTCACGCCCGCACCAACATGTACCCCGCGACCACCAGACAGACACTGGCAAACCCCACCTGCAACGCTCGCGCCGGCACCTGCGCGCACAGCCTGCGACCGATGATCATGCCAACGATGCTGGCAACGATGAACGCCGCGCCCTGGCTGTCGATACGCACCCCCGCATGAAACGCGCCGATCACCCCGATCGCGGAAATCAGACTGATCACCATCAATGACGTCGCAACGATGCCGCGCATCTGCACATCGGTCAGTTGCTTGAACGCCGGCACGATCAGAAAGCCGCCGCCGACGCCCAGTAAACCCGAAACCACGCCAGTAACCGCTCCCAGTGCAGCCAGGGTGGCGGTGCATTTGGCGGTCCAGTCGAAGCGCCCGGTCTGCTCGTTGAGCATGCAGTTTTTCTGCCCCCAACTGGCATGGCCGTGATCGCTCGGCCCGGCTTGCTGACGCTCTTTTCTGAACATTCGCCAAGCGACCAAGACCATCAGCAGGCTGAACAGCATCATCAGAATCTTTTCCGGCAACTGATGTGCGAAGTAGATCCCCAGCGGCGAAAACACCGCGCCCAACGCGGCGATCAACAGCGCCGCGCGGTAACGCACCAGGCCATGGCGCAAACCGTCGATCGCCCCGACCGCCGCCGCGCTGCCGACCGCAAACAAGGCCACCGGCGCCGCTTGCGTCATCGTCCAGCCGAGCCCGAGCACCAGCGCCGGCACCGCGAGAATCCCGCCGCCTGCGCCGGTCAGGCCGAGGACCAACCCCATCACCACGCCAAACAGACTTGCCAGCAACATAGGGGTTTTCTCAGTCGACCCTGGACAGACGCGTTAGCCACTCGCGGCCCTTGAGCATGCCGTGCCAGTAGAACCACGGCAGCAGCGTCGCCTTCAGCCACCACGCCGAACGGCGGGCCACGGTCGGGTCCAGCGGGAAAGTCGGCAGCAGTTTGCCGCCATAGCCGAACTCGGCGAGGATCACCTTGCCCTTCTCCACCGTCAGCGGGCACGAGCCGTAGCCGTCGTACTTTAGCGGCAGCGGCTGTTGTTTGCGCGCGGCCAGCAGGTTCTGTGCAACGACGACCACCTGCTTGCGCACCGCTGCGGCGGTTTTCGCGTTGCTGGTGCCGCAGATATCGCCCAGCGCGAACACCTCGCGATAGCGCGGATGCTGCAAGCTGTGCGGATCGACTTCGCACCAACCGCCGGCATCGGCCAGCGCACTCTGGGCGATGAAATCCGGCGCGACTTGTGGCGGCACGACGTGCAGCAGATCGAAGGTTTTCGCGACCCGGCTGACATTGCCGTCGGCGTCCTTGACGTCAAACCACGCGATTTTCGCCGGGCCATCGACCTTGACCAGATTCGAGTTGAACGCCAGTTGCGCGTCGTACTGTTCGATGTACTTCATCAACGGCGGCACGAAGGTCGGCACGCCAAACAGCGCAGTGCCAGCGAGATTGAATTCGACGTTGATGTCTTTCAGCACGGCGGATTTGCGCCAGTAATCGCAAGACAGATACAGGGCCTTCTGCGGTGCGCCGGCGCATTTGATCGGCATCGCTGGCTGGGTGAACAGCGCCCGGCCGTCGCGCAGTTTC
This window contains:
- a CDS encoding NAD-dependent epimerase/dehydratase family protein — encoded protein: MTSTSTPRAPFNRLLLTGAAGGLGKVLRERLRPYANVLRLSDIAALAPAVDDHEEVVLCDLADKQAVHQLVEGVDAILHFGGVSVERPFEEILGANICGVFHIYEAARKHGVKRVIFASSNHVIGFYKQDQQLDATSARRPDGYYGLSKSYGEDMASFYFDRYGIETVSIRIGSSFPEPQNRRMMHTWLSFDDLTQLLERSLYTPNVGHTVVYGMSANKDVWWDNRYASHLGFEAKDTSEVFRDKVEAQPMPADDDPARIYQGGAFVAAGPFGD
- a CDS encoding SMP-30/gluconolactonase/LRE family protein; the encoded protein is MQAELIVDARNAVGESPVWVPQENALYWVDIPNGGLQRWSADSGHVASWKAPEMLACITRHRSGGWVAGMESGFFRLHPHSDGSLDSELLATVEHSRADMRLNDGRCDRQGRFWAGSMVLNMGLNAPEGRLYRYSAGQTGVIEAQLDGFIVPNGLAFSPDGKTMYLSDSHPNVQLIWAFDYDTETGTPSNRRIFVDMNHFPGRPDGAAVDAEGCYWICANDAGLIHRFAPDGRLDFSLEVPVKKPTMCAFGGSNLDTLFVASIRPGEDHDPQSLAGGVFALKPGVKGLAEPQFNDLL
- a CDS encoding TRAP transporter substrate-binding protein, whose protein sequence is MNFKRTLLAAALPLMFTFAGAAQAEMKLKFADIHPAGYPTVVAEKSMGDTLTKETNGELTFQYFPGGVLGSEKEVIEQMQVGAVQLSRVSLGIVGPVVPDVNVFNMPFIFRDQQHMRNVIDGPVGDEILDKITNSEFGLVALAWMDGGTRNIYTKKPVRKLEDLKGMKIRVQGNPMFIDMMNAMGGNGIAMDTGEIFSALQTGVIDGAENNPPTLLEHNHFQNAKFYSLTGHLILPEPIVMSKITWEKLTPDQQQLVKKAAKAAQAEERVLWDKKSAASEEKLKAAGVEFIEVDKKPFYDATAPVREKYGAKYADLIKKIEAVQ
- a CDS encoding TRAP transporter small permease; translation: MKNLLLRINDKIYMTCIWVAGLSVLAISLMIPWGVFARYVLGTGSSWPEPTAILLMMVFTFIGAAASYRAGAHMAVAMLTDRMPPQLKSAAAIFSQLLMAAICIFMTIWGTKLCMSTWNQFMAALPDLRVGVTYLPIPLGGLLTLIFVVEKLLLGDQSKRRVVQFDLVEESEGAV
- a CDS encoding TRAP transporter large permease, with protein sequence MDALILLGSFIVLILIGMPVAYALGAAALIGAWWIDIPFQAVMIQVASGVNKFSLLAIPFFVLAGAIMAEGGMSRRLVACAGVLVGFVRGGLSLVNIVASTFFGAISGSSVADTASVGSVLIPEMERKGYPRDFSTAVTVSGSVQALLTPPSHNSVLYSLAAGGTVSIASLFMAGIVPGLLMSACLMVLCLIFAKKRNYPKGEVIPMRQALKIVGEALWGMMAMVIILGGILSGIFTATESAAIAVLWSFFVTMFIYRDYKWSELPKLMHRTVRTISIVMILIGFAASFGYIMTLMQIPAKITTLFLTLSDNRYVILMCINVMLLLLGTVMDMAPLILILTPILMPVIMGIGVDPVQFGMIMLVNLGIGLITPPVGAVLFVGSAVGKVSIESTVKALLPFYGVLFLVLLLVTYVPAISLWLPHLVL
- a CDS encoding sulfite exporter TauE/SafE family protein → MLLASLFGVVMGLVLGLTGAGGGILAVPALVLGLGWTMTQAAPVALFAVGSAAAVGAIDGLRHGLVRYRAALLIAALGAVFSPLGIYFAHQLPEKILMMLFSLLMVLVAWRMFRKERQQAGPSDHGHASWGQKNCMLNEQTGRFDWTAKCTATLAALGAVTGVVSGLLGVGGGFLIVPAFKQLTDVQMRGIVATSLMVISLISAIGVIGAFHAGVRIDSQGAAFIVASIVGMIIGRRLCAQVPARALQVGFASVCLVVAGYMLVRA
- a CDS encoding NAD(P)/FAD-dependent oxidoreductase; the protein is MNDQHWGPSISADIVVIGGGTAGIGFVASLLKRDPQLKVTVIEPSSQHYYQPAWTLVGGGAFDVKDTVRPMSQVMPRQATWIQASVSAIDPQSRQLTLDDQRTVSYQNLIVCPGLRLAWEKIEGLQESLGQHGVTSNYSYQHAQYTWDQVQKLRDGRALFTQPAMPIKCAGAPQKALYLSCDYWRKSAVLKDINVEFNLAGTALFGVPTFVPPLMKYIEQYDAQLAFNSNLVKVDGPAKIAWFDVKDADGNVSRVAKTFDLLHVVPPQVAPDFIAQSALADAGGWCEVDPHSLQHPRYREVFALGDICGTSNAKTAAAVRKQVVVVAQNLLAARKQQPLPLKYDGYGSCPLTVEKGKVILAEFGYGGKLLPTFPLDPTVARRSAWWLKATLLPWFYWHGMLKGREWLTRLSRVD